The following proteins come from a genomic window of Pyxidicoccus sp. MSG2:
- a CDS encoding sensor domain-containing diguanylate cyclase, with translation MARILLVDDEKIARTLYGDYLTAVGHAVTAVGTLQDAREVLAADRFDAVVTDLILPGGDGMEVLRYVRDRHPGVEVVVITGLEKVDPAVRAIKSGAAEYLVKPVAPEALQHAVRRALTTRDLMQENASLRRHVAMLEAGQRIATTLDREKLATATAGALQAMAAATAVVLLERDASGLRLQGTRGLPSAVEESLVATLISHLADARAPRELEGLDASFPRALSIPAVEGESVLGHAVLFFRGAGAEWTGETAGYLVRNWALALRNLGRFAAVEDLAYVDDLTRLFNTRYLHMVLDREVQDSVQTQRPFSLLFLDLDHFKSINDTHGHLVGSKLLVETARVVKGCVRDPDVVARYGGDEYVVLLRNTDSGGALKVAERIRRTMETHRFLSREGLSLGVTTCIGVASFPEHARDKATLLDLSDRAMYRGKRGTRNVVYMAAMDLEAPPAERRQSVPDRS, from the coding sequence ATGGCGCGAATCCTCCTCGTCGACGACGAAAAGATCGCCCGCACCCTCTACGGCGACTACCTCACGGCCGTGGGCCACGCCGTCACGGCCGTGGGCACGCTGCAGGACGCCCGGGAGGTCCTCGCGGCGGACCGCTTCGATGCGGTGGTGACGGACCTCATCCTCCCCGGCGGCGACGGCATGGAGGTGCTGCGCTACGTGCGCGACCGCCATCCCGGCGTGGAGGTGGTGGTCATCACCGGCCTGGAGAAGGTGGACCCCGCCGTGCGCGCCATCAAGAGCGGCGCGGCCGAGTACCTCGTCAAGCCCGTGGCCCCGGAGGCCCTCCAGCACGCCGTCCGCCGCGCCCTCACCACCCGGGACTTGATGCAGGAGAACGCGTCCCTGCGCCGGCACGTCGCCATGCTGGAGGCCGGGCAGCGCATCGCCACCACGCTGGACCGGGAGAAGCTGGCCACCGCCACCGCGGGCGCGCTGCAGGCCATGGCCGCCGCCACCGCGGTGGTGCTGTTGGAGCGGGACGCCTCCGGACTGCGCCTCCAGGGCACGCGCGGGTTGCCCTCCGCGGTGGAGGAGTCACTGGTCGCCACGCTCATCTCCCACCTGGCGGACGCGCGCGCCCCTCGTGAGCTCGAGGGGCTGGACGCGTCCTTCCCGCGTGCCCTCTCCATCCCCGCCGTGGAGGGCGAGTCGGTGCTGGGGCACGCGGTGCTCTTCTTCCGCGGCGCCGGCGCGGAGTGGACGGGCGAGACGGCCGGCTACCTCGTGCGCAACTGGGCGCTGGCGCTGCGCAACCTCGGGCGCTTCGCGGCGGTGGAGGACCTGGCGTACGTCGACGACCTCACCCGCCTCTTCAACACGCGCTACCTGCACATGGTGCTGGACCGCGAAGTCCAGGACTCGGTCCAGACGCAGCGCCCCTTCAGCCTGCTGTTCCTGGACCTGGACCACTTCAAGTCCATCAACGACACGCACGGCCACCTCGTGGGCTCCAAGCTGCTGGTGGAGACGGCACGCGTGGTGAAGGGCTGCGTGAGAGACCCGGACGTGGTGGCCCGCTACGGCGGCGACGAGTACGTGGTGCTGCTGCGGAACACCGACTCGGGCGGGGCGCTCAAGGTGGCGGAGCGCATCCGCCGCACCATGGAGACGCACCGCTTCCTCTCGCGCGAGGGGCTGTCGCTGGGCGTCACCACCTGCATCGGCGTGGCCAGCTTCCCCGAGCACGCCCGGGACAAGGCCACGCTGTTGGACCTGTCCGACCGGGCCATGTACCGGGGCAAGCGCGGCACCCGG
- a CDS encoding chemotaxis protein CheW: protein MSPFESGRRLCLLVEAGETRYAVEATSVMEVAIPGANGGSLRGVLEVKDLSALLGGPPEEGAGMVVVLDVSPTLAVRVRSVVEVADVARAPFFLLPPGLADSLAPLSRGAVLHKERLYLELIAEALPHRVGPHLSPAPLRPVHWAEAAPERALIFESQGRLFGVPLVLVSQVVERGGAFSVLPVQSGPVAGIFPHAQVLWPICSVPALLGAAPVAESFFILTELAGRNVGLTATRVLGVLHRFEPDETAGSFRAPGLPGPVLFLDLQRMFS, encoded by the coding sequence GTGTCACCCTTCGAAAGCGGACGCCGGCTCTGCCTGCTCGTCGAGGCAGGAGAGACGCGCTACGCGGTGGAGGCGACCTCCGTCATGGAGGTGGCCATCCCCGGCGCCAACGGCGGGAGCCTCCGCGGCGTGCTGGAGGTGAAGGACCTGTCCGCCCTGCTCGGCGGCCCTCCGGAGGAGGGAGCGGGCATGGTGGTGGTGCTCGACGTCAGCCCGACGCTGGCCGTGCGCGTACGCTCCGTCGTGGAGGTGGCCGACGTCGCCCGCGCGCCCTTCTTCCTGCTGCCGCCCGGACTGGCGGACTCGCTGGCGCCCCTGAGTCGCGGCGCGGTGCTGCACAAGGAGCGGCTCTACCTGGAGCTCATCGCGGAGGCGCTGCCCCACCGGGTGGGCCCCCACCTGTCGCCCGCCCCCCTGCGCCCCGTGCACTGGGCCGAGGCCGCGCCCGAGCGCGCGCTCATCTTCGAGTCCCAGGGGCGCCTGTTCGGCGTCCCGCTGGTCCTGGTGTCACAGGTGGTGGAGCGGGGGGGCGCCTTCAGCGTCCTACCCGTGCAGAGCGGACCGGTGGCCGGTATCTTTCCACATGCACAGGTGCTCTGGCCCATCTGCTCCGTCCCCGCGCTGCTGGGCGCGGCCCCGGTCGCCGAGTCCTTCTTCATCCTCACCGAGCTCGCCGGCCGGAACGTGGGGCTGACGGCCACCCGGGTGCTTGGCGTGCTGCACCGCTTCGAGCCGGACGAGACCGCGGGCTCCTTTCGCGCACCCGGTCTGCCCGGCCCCGTGTTGTTCCTGGACCTGCAGCGCATGTTTTCTTGA
- a CDS encoding response regulator, translated as MPKNLLVADDSLTIRKVIGMIFATEDFQVTAVDNGLDAISRVRELRPDVVLADVMMPGKSGYEVCEALKSDPATQGIPVVLLAGTFEAFDENRARAARADDHIAKPFESQVLLDKVKALVGQKSNTMPASMATRVMPPSAQPAAPTPAAPAPQPAPTAAARPAGIPQGTQSGFPRPPGPGMPPGAPGAPRPPGPGAPPPGMARPPGPGMPPGAPGAPRPPGPGMPPGPMARPPGPGMPPGAPRPPGPGMPPPGAAARPGVPPPPGAPAPGMPPRPGVPPGAQPPGMARPGIPQGTQSGFPRPPPGGAPLPPAPAPAPQPAARARDPFGLGAPAAPQAAAQPSISIEDSLPDTQGAEEISLDMGGPPAPAPVAARPAAAPAAARPAAADGGEAQLREALSKASREVIEKIAWEVVPQLAETIIREELERLIKDRETQH; from the coding sequence ATGCCCAAGAATCTGCTGGTCGCCGATGACTCGCTCACCATCCGCAAGGTGATCGGGATGATCTTCGCGACCGAGGACTTTCAGGTGACCGCGGTGGACAACGGGCTCGACGCCATCTCCCGCGTCCGCGAGCTGCGCCCTGACGTCGTGCTCGCCGACGTGATGATGCCGGGCAAGAGTGGCTACGAGGTCTGCGAGGCGCTGAAGAGCGACCCGGCGACCCAGGGCATCCCGGTGGTGCTGCTGGCGGGCACCTTCGAGGCGTTCGACGAGAACCGCGCCCGCGCCGCCCGCGCGGATGACCACATCGCCAAGCCCTTCGAGAGCCAGGTGCTGCTCGACAAGGTGAAGGCGCTGGTGGGCCAGAAGTCCAACACCATGCCGGCCTCCATGGCCACGCGGGTGATGCCGCCGTCGGCCCAGCCCGCTGCCCCCACGCCTGCGGCCCCGGCGCCCCAGCCTGCGCCCACTGCGGCCGCCCGTCCGGCGGGGATTCCGCAGGGCACCCAGTCGGGCTTCCCGCGTCCTCCAGGGCCGGGCATGCCGCCGGGCGCTCCGGGCGCGCCGCGTCCTCCGGGCCCCGGCGCACCGCCTCCGGGCATGGCCCGTCCTCCGGGGCCGGGCATGCCGCCGGGTGCTCCAGGCGCGCCGCGTCCTCCGGGGCCGGGCATGCCTCCGGGCCCCATGGCCCGTCCTCCCGGGCCGGGCATGCCTCCGGGCGCGCCGCGTCCTCCCGGGCCGGGCATGCCGCCTCCGGGCGCCGCCGCGCGTCCGGGCGTGCCGCCTCCGCCGGGGGCTCCCGCGCCGGGCATGCCGCCGCGTCCGGGCGTGCCGCCGGGTGCGCAGCCTCCGGGCATGGCCCGTCCGGGCATTCCGCAGGGCACCCAGTCGGGCTTCCCGCGGCCTCCTCCGGGGGGCGCGCCGCTGCCTCCCGCTCCGGCCCCCGCGCCGCAGCCGGCCGCCCGTGCGAGGGATCCGTTCGGGCTGGGCGCTCCCGCCGCGCCGCAGGCCGCTGCCCAGCCGTCCATCAGCATCGAGGACTCGCTGCCGGACACCCAGGGCGCGGAGGAGATCTCCCTCGACATGGGGGGCCCGCCGGCACCCGCTCCGGTCGCCGCCCGTCCCGCCGCCGCTCCGGCCGCGGCCCGTCCCGCGGCTGCCGACGGTGGCGAGGCACAGCTGCGCGAGGCGCTGTCGAAGGCCTCCCGCGAGGTCATCGAGAAGATTGCCTGGGAGGTCGTACCGCAGCTCGCGGAGACCATCATCCGTGAGGAGCTCGAGCGGCTCATCAAGGACCGAGAGACGCAGCACTGA